CTGGTTTCGCTGCCGGGCCGCGAGGTCGCCGACGCCGTCGCCGCGATCGGGTCCGTGCTGACCGTGCCGGCCGGCGTGTCCCTGGTCGTCGACGGGCTGGCCGCCGTGCACACGGCCTACCGGCAGGCGGTGCTGGCGATGCGGACGGTGCCGCCGGGCCGCGTCGACGTCGTGTGCCTGGCCGAGCGGCTGCCCGAAGCCCTGCTGCTCAGCTCGCCCGAACTGACCGCGTCGCTGCAGCAGAACTGGCTGGGCGGCCTGCTGGACCTGCGGACCGCGGAGCGCGGCCCGCTGCTGGAGACCCTCGCGACGTGGGTCCGCACGGGTGGTTCGGCGACCCGCTCGGCGCACGCGCTGCACTGCCACCGCAACACCGTGCTCAACCGGATCCACCGGATCGAAGAGCTGACCGGCCGGTCGCTGACCGGCGGTGACCTGGCGCTGGAGCTGGCCCTGGTCGTCCGCGCGCTGCCCTTCCTCCCGCCACCGCGCGTGCCGTGACCGGTACCCGCTGTGCACAGTGCACAACGACACTAGGCCAAATGTAGGCACTCAGATCCTTCATTCGGTGGCGTGATGTGTGTAACACTCCGGCCGGCGGTGCTCAGGCCCGCGCTTCTCCCACACCGTCGTTCGAGAGGTCCCAGCCGCTCATGCCCGAACACGACCCTTCCGTCCCACTACCCGGGTCCGAGCCACGCTCCATGGCCCGCCGCCGCTTCCTCGGTTTCGTGCTCGCCGCGCCGACGCTCGCCGTCGCCGCGCAGGTCGGGGGCGCGGAGCTGGCGCCGAGCAAGGCCGACGCCGCGATCCCGTCGCTGCCCCAGCCCGAGGACATCTTCGACCTCGGCGACCTGCAGAACCTCGCCGCGCTGCCGACGTCCGGCCTGATCAGCGTGCAGATCGGCGCCGACGGCCGGGCCGCGTTCGCCGTGCCGCGCGCGGAGGTCGGCCAGGGGATGACCACCGCCGTCGCGATGATGATCGCCGAGGAGCTCGACCTCCCGCTGGACAAGATCGACGTCACGCTGGCCGACGCCCGGCCCGAGCTGCTGATGAACCAGCTGACCGGCGGCTCCAACTCGATGCGCAGCATCTACACGCCGGTCCGGACCGCCTCGGCGATCGCCCGGCAGCGGCTGATCGCCGCGGCCGCCGCGAAGTGGGGCGTGCCGGCGTCGCAGCTGACGACGTCCGGCGGGGTCGTGCGCGGCTCCGGCGGCCGCACCGCGAGCTACGGCTCGCTCGCGAAGGCCGCCGCCTCCGCCACGACGATCAGCGTGGCGGCGACGCTGAAGCCGCAGTCGCAGTTCACGGTGCTCGGCACGCCGCAGAACCGCCTCGACGCCCACGCCGCGGTCACCGGCACCAAGCAGTTCACCCTCGATCTGGACGTGCCGAACGCGCTGCCGACCATGGTCGCCCGGCCGCCCACGATCAACGGCACCCCGCGCGCGATCCTCAACGCGGCCGAGGTCGAGGCGATGTCCGGGATCACCGACGTCGTCGCGATCTCCCACGGCGTCGCGGTGCGCGGCCGCACGTTCGGCCAGTGCATCGACGCGATCCGGGCGTTGAAGGTGACCTGGGGCGCGGGCACGGTCGACGGCGAGTCCGACGCGACCGTGCTCAAGAAGCTCAAGGCCGCGCAGCTGCCGATGGCCGTGCCCGGCCTGCTCGACCAGTACATCGACGCGGAGTTCACCTTCGCCGCCGCCAGCAACAGCCCGCTGGAGACCGGCGCCGCGATCGCCGACGTCCGCCCGGACCGCGCGGAGATCTGGTCGTGCCTGAAGGTGCCGATCGTCGCCCAGGAGGAGATCGCCAAGCTGCTGGGGCTGCCGCAGGACGCGGTCACGGTGCACGTCACCCAGGGCGGCGGCTCGTTCGGCCGCCACCTGTTCCACGACGCGGCCGCCGAAGCGGCGGAGGCGTCGCAGAAGATGGGCAAGCCGGTCAAGCTGATGTGGTCGCGCACCGACGACTTCCGCCAGGGCCGCATCCACCCGATGTGCGTGTCGCGCGTGCGGGCGACCTACCTGCTCGGCAACGTCGTCAGCTTCGAGCAGCGGCACACGAGCGTGCAGACGGAGTTCAGCCACGGGCTGGGCGAAATGATCACCGCGACCGCCGCGAAGCTCCCGATCGCCGGCAACCTCAGCTTCGCCGAGTCGATCTTCCTGCTGAGCCAGTCCTCGCCGTACAACTTCGGCGTCACGACCCAGCTGCTCAACGAGATCCCGCTGAAGTTCAACACCGGCAGCATGCGCAACATCTACTCGCCCAACGTGGTCACCGCCGAAGAGCTCGTCGTCGACCAGCTGGCGAAGAAGTTCGGCAAGGACCCGGTGGCGTTCCGCCGCGAGTTCCTCAAGGACGACCGGCTGCGCGCGGTGCTCGACAAGGCCGTCCAGGTCGGCAACTGGGGCCGTGCGCTGCCGGCCGGGGTGGCGCAGGGGATCGCGTTGCACGCGGAGTACCGCGGCGCGGTCGCGGTGCTCGTGGAGATCGACTGCCGCCCGGCGACGGTCAACCGCCCGATCCGCGACGGCGTCACGGGTCCGCGGGTGACGAAGGCGCTCGTCGTCGTCGACCCGGGCTTCGCGATCAACCCGCGCGGCCTCGAAGCGCAGATGATCGGCGGCCTCAACGACGGCATCGCGATGTGCCTGACCTCCAGCATCCACATCAAGGACGGGCTCCCGCTGGAAGGCAGCTGGGACAACTACTTCTACACCCGGGAGTGGAACACCCCGCCCGAGACGCAGGTCGTCGTCATGCCGAACACGTCGTCGAGCCCGAGTGGCGCGGGGGAGCTGGCGGTGGCGCCGTCGTTCGCCGCGGTCGCCTGCGCCTACGCCCGCGCCGTCGGGAAGATGCCGACGTCGTTCCCGATCAACCACGGCACGCTGAGCTTCGAGCCGTTGCCGCTGCAGCCGTCCACGCCGCCGTCGCCGACCGACGGCCTCGACCACGCCTACTAGGAGCCCCGCTGTGCCGAACCAAACGTTCAAGGTCAACGGCCGCGTGGTCACCGTCGACGCCGACGACGACCTCCGGCTGCTGTGGGTCCTGCGCGACCTGCTGGGCATCACCGGCCCGAAGTACGGCTGCGGGCTCGACGTCTGCAAGGCGTGCACCAGCCACATCAACGGCAAGGCGTTCAACCCGTGCTCGGTGCGGGTGGCCGACATCAAGGAGACCGACGAGATCACGACGATCGAGGGCCTGCCCGCGACGGTCGGCAAGGACCTCCACCCGATGCAGCAGGCGTGGCTCGACCGCGACGTGGCCCAGTGCGGCTACTGCCAGCCGGGCCAGATCATGGCGGCGGTGGCGAAGGTCCGCCAGGCACAGGCGGCGGGCCGCGACATCACGGACGCGGACCTGGACGAGATCCGCAACATCTGCCGCTGCGGCACGTACGCCCGCATCCGCGAAGCGGTGAAGGCGGGCGCGAAGAACATGTGACCCCGGTGATCGTCGAGGACGCCTTCGCCGCGCTGAAGGCGTCCTCGACGAGCTTCAGGTGACGCGGAAGACCGGCCAGCCGATCTCGGTGCGCCACGCAGCGGGATCGCTCGCGTCACGAGGGCCGGCCACGTAGACCTCCCGCACCGGCCCGGCCACCGACATCGCGTTCTCCACCACCCAGGTCCCGAGTTCGCCGTACGTGACCTCGATGCCGTCGTGCTCGCCGACGTGGGTGGTGACGGCCAGTTCCGCGGCCGGGAGAACTGCGGGGTGCACGCGTCCGGTGCGAGGTGGCGCGGCGGTCGGCAGGTAGACGAGCATGCGACCGCGTTCCTGTTCGAAAAGGGCGTTGTCGTAGCAGCCGCCCGGCGGTCCGGTCACGGCGGCGCCGACGGCCGCCTCCAGTTCGGCCATCGCGCCCGCGTACCAGGTCTCGACGTCGCTGTGCCCGACTACGGCCTCCACCGCCGCGACCGTCCGGGCGGGCTCCGCCCGCAGTTCGACGTCGATCGGCGCGGGGTCTGGCCGGAGCAGGCGCCGCAGCGACACGACCGCGGCCCGGGTGCGGTCGAGCACGTCCTCGAGGCGTTGCAGGTGGTCCGCGACCAGGGCCGCTCGGACACCGGGGTCGGGGGTCCGCAGGATTCGCTGCACGTCGCTCAGGGGGACGTCGAGCTCGCGGAGCCGGTGGATGACCTGCGCGGCCGGGATCTGGTCGATGCCGTAGTAGCGGTAACCGGTGGTCTCGTCCACCACGGCGGGCTCCAGCAGGGCCGCCTCGTGATACCGACGCAGGGTCCGCACGCTCAAGTGGGTCAGCCGCGAGAACTCGCCGATGCTCAGCACCTCTCCATTCTGGACTCTCCCCCCGGGAGAGAGTCCACGGCTTGACCCTCCCACGCCGCGAGCTCACACGATGGGCTCATGACACAGCACACCGATCTCCCGTCCGATCCGCTCCCGGCCACCGTTCGCGAGTTCTTCGCCGCCCACGTCGTCCGCGACGCCGACACCGCCTCGTCGTTCCTCACCGAGGATGCGGTGCTCGTCGACCAGGGCGAGACCTTCCGCGGCAAAGAGGAGGCCCACGCGTTCCTGCGGGACGCCGGGTCCGAGTTCGAGTACACGACCGAGCAGATCGGCGCTCGCCGCGTCGATGACGCCCGCTGGGTGGTGACCGTGCGGCTCGAGGGCACTTTCCCGGGTGGTGTCGCCGAGCTCGACTACCGGTTCGCGTTGCGGGATGACCTCGTCGCCGAACTCGTCATCGCCAACCACGCAGCCTGACCTACGTCGATTTCAGTGGAGAGAGAAATGTCTGGTTCACATCGTGATCGTCTCGACGGTCGCCGGGCGCTGGTCACGGGCGGTTCGAAGGGCTCGGGCAAGGCCGTCGTGGAGAGGCTGCGAGAGCTGGGTGCCGACGTGTACGTGACGGCGCGAACGATGCCCGAGGGGTACGAGCACCCCGACCGGTTCATCGAAGCGGACACGACGACGATCGAAGGCACCGACGCGGTGGCCGCTCGCATCGCCGAGGCCGGCGGCGCACTCGACATCCTGGTGCACGTCGTCGGAGGCGCGTCGACGCCGGCCGGTGGGTTCGCGGTCATCACCGATGACCAGTGGCTCGCTGAGCTGAACCTCAACTTCCTGGGAGCGGTGCGGCTCGATCGAGCTCTGCTCCCGGCGATGATCGAGTCCGGGGCGGGCGTGGTGCTGCACTTCACCTCGATCCAGCGCGAACTACCCCAGTACGACGCGTCCCTGGCGTACGCGGCAGCGAAGGCCGCTCTGCGCACGTACAGCAAGGGACTGGCCAACGAGCTCGCGCCGCGCGGCGTACGGGTCAACGCGATCAGCCCCGGTGGGATCGAGACCGAAGCCTACGAAAGGTTCGTGGACCGGATCGCCGAGGGCAACGGACTCACCCGGGAAGCAGCCAAGCAGACCATCTACGACTCCCTCGGAGGAGTACCCCTCGGACGGTTCGCGAACACCGGGGAAATCGCGGACCTCGTCGGATTTCTGGTCTCGGACCGCGCCTCGGCGATCGTGGGCGCCGAGTACGTGATCGACGGCGGAACCGTTCCGACCGTCTGAACCGGGAGCCACTTATGACCACGCAAGTCACGGACCGGTCCTCCGCCCCGGCGGTCGGACCACCACCACCCTTCGATCCCGAGCTCGCTCCCGTCGTGGAGATGCTGACCAGCCTGCGCCCGCCCGACGCGTACCGTCCGGACACCATCGTCGAAATGCGCAAGCCCGTCCCCGGTGTGGAGACCCCGACCGACGAGATCCTCTCGCGCGGTGGCGCCTACAGCGTGGCGGAGCGGGCGGTGCCCGGGCCGGCCGGGGAACCGGATATCTCGCTGCTGATCTGTCTCCCGAAGCACGCGGCGACCCCGGCCCCGGCGATCTACCACATCCACGGCGGCGGCATGATCGTCGGAGACAACCGGTTCGGCCTGGCCGAGATGGTGGACCTGGCCGAACCGTTGGGCATGGCCGTGGTCTCGGTCGAGTACCGGCTCGCACCCGAGACACCCCACCCGGGTCCCGTCGAGGATAGCTACGCGGGCCTGGTGTGGGTCGCGGATCACGCCCACGAGCTCGACATCGACCCCGAGCGCATCGTCCTCGGCGGTGCGAGCGCCGGCGGCGGCCTCGCGGCAGGTGTCTCCTTGCTGGCACGCGACCGCGACGGCCCGGCCATCCTGGCCCAGCTGCTCCTGTCGCCGATGCTGGACGACCGCAACGACTCGCCCTCTGCTCGCCAGATGCGCGGCGTCGGTATCTGGGACAGCTCCTCGAACGAGACCGGCTGGAACGCGCTCCTCGGCGACGGCGTTCGCGGAGGACCGGACGTGTCTCCGTACGCTGCGCCTTCCCGCGCCGCGGACCTCTCCGGCCTGCCGTCCACGTTCGTCGACGTCGGGTCGGCCGAAACGTTCCGGGACGAGGACGTCGCCTACGCGAGCCGCATGTGGCAGGCGGGCGGCCACGTCGAGCTGCACGTCTGGCCCGGCGGGTTCCACGGGTTCGACGTCGTGGTTCCGCACGCCGTGCTCTCGCAGGACGCCATCGCCGCTCGAGCGGCATGGCTGCGCCGTCAGCTGGGCGTGTTACGCCGGTGAGGCCGGCCGGCCGACCTTGGTCTCGCACCGGACGAGCGGCGCGGCCTCGGTGCCGGACGCGACGCAGTCGACGCCCTTGCCCGCTTCGGGCACCGGGTAGGCGAAGACCGTCGGTGCGTCGCTGTCGCGGCCGACGGAGAACTTGACGACCGCCGGCGTCCAGGTTCCGGTGCCGTGCAAAGTCTTCGAGTAGTACACGGTGTGCGGGCCGATGGTGGTGCTCATGCCTTCGCCGTCGTCGTTCAGCTCGTGCACGTTCAGCACGTAGTCCGCGGCGGTGTACTTGCCTTCGTTCTCGTGCCCGGCTTCGGCCGGCGTCGCGCTGGTGACCTCCGGCGCGACGGGGTCGGCGGCGGTGGCCATGACCGTGGCCCCGATCGCCACCACCGCCGCCCCGGCCGCGACGGCGATGACCCCGGCTCGTCTGCTGCGCACCCTCATGGCGTCTCCTCGCTCCCGCTTGACGATCAAGCTAGGGGAGCGGGGCAGGTGGCCACCTCGGCCGAAGGTACCCCGGACCTCGGCCGAAAGGACGAGGTCCGGGGGCGGGGGTCACGCTGTCGCGTACGTCAGCAGGGCGAGGGAGCCGCCGACCGCGCGGGTGCCGACCAGGCGCAGGGGCTTGACGCCGCTCGTCCCGGGGAAGAGCCGCCCGCCCGCGCCGGCCACGACCGGGTAGGTCATCAGCCGCAGCTCGTCGGCGAGGTCGCGCTCGATCAGGTCGTGCACGAGCCGCCCGCTGCCGTAGACGACGATCTCCCCGCTCACCTCTTCCTTCAGCTTCGCGACCTCCTCGATCCCCAGCACTTTCGTCGTGCCCCAGTCGTCGCCGACAGCGCCGGAGGAGACGACGTACTTCGGCAGATCCCGCAGCCGGTCCGCCCATTCGCCGGTGCGCGACACCCAGCCGCGCCTGATGAAGTACTCGTAGGTCCGCCGTCCCATCAGGAGGGCTTCGGCCCCCAGCGCTTCCTCGTATTCGACCTCGGCCCACGCCACGCGGTCCTGGTCGCCGATCCAGGTGAACCAGCTGCCGCGGCCGGTGCCCTCGTCGCCGGTCGGGTCCTGGACGACTCCGTCGAGCGTGACGTTCTCGCTGATGATGATTTTTCCCATGCCGGTTCCGACGCCGCGGCACCCGGAAAAGGGGCGGCGCCCCCTTCACGTCCCCGACGGCGTCCGTACAGAATCACGACGGGAAGGGACGCGGATGGGAACGGAACTGATCGGCCGGGCGCGGGCCGGTGACGGCGAGGCGTTCCGGGCGCTGACCGAGCCGCACCGCCGTGAGCTGCAGGTGCACTGCTACCGGATGCTCGGCTCGTTCCAGGACGCCGAAGACGCGCTGCAGGACACGCTGCTGTCCGCGTGGCGCGGGCTCGACGGCTTCGACGGACGCGCCTCGATCCGCACCTGGCTGTACCGGATCGCCACCAACCGGTGCCTCAGCGCGTTGCGCTCGGCCGCCCGGCGCCCGGCGAAAGCGTGGGACATCCCCGGCGTCGAACCGCCCGAGCCGACCCGGCTCGGCGAGGTCGTCTGGCTCGAGCCGTTTCCCGACGCGCTCCTTCCCGAGGCGGCCGGCCCGGAGGCGCGTTACGAGCGGAGCGAGTCCGTCTCGCTGGCGTTCGTGACGGCCCTGCAGACCCTGCCACCCCGGCAGCTGGCCGTGCTCGTCCTGCGCGACGTCCTCGGGTTTCCCGCGAGCGAGGTCGCCGGGATGCTGGACACGACGGCCGACTCGGTCAAGAGCGCCCTCAAGCGGGCTCGCGCCGGCCTGCGGCGCCGGGAGCCGGGCGCACCGCCGCCCGCGCCGGGGTCCCCCGAGGAGAACGCGATCGTGGCGAACTTCGTGCGCGCGTGGGAGAGCGCCGACATCGACGCGCTGGTGGCCCTGCTGACCGACGACGTCTTCATGGCGATGCCGCCGCTGCCGCTCGAATACGAGGGCCGGGACGTCACGGCCCGCTTCTGCGCCGGCCTGTTCGGCGCGGGCCGCCGCTTCACCCTCGTCCCGACGCGCGCCAACGGCCAGCCGGCGTTCGGCGCCTACCTGTGCGGCGCTTCGGGGATCCGGCACGGCACCGGGTTGTACGTCCTCGAGCTGGCCGGCGACCGGATCCGGGCGATGACGCGCTTCGAGAACAGCGTGCTCCCGGCGTTCGGCCTGCCGCGCTCGCTGCCGGAATGACCGCGGACGCCGGTGCCGCGGCGAATGGGTGAAAGTGACCTGCCGATCACGCAGAGATACAACCGTGATCGGGGGCTCTTGACGGCATAAGCGCATTTCAGGCGGGGCTGCCGAAAATCGGGAACACTGACGCCGTCTCCGTTGTG
The window above is part of the Amycolatopsis camponoti genome. Proteins encoded here:
- a CDS encoding sigma-70 family RNA polymerase sigma factor — translated: MGTELIGRARAGDGEAFRALTEPHRRELQVHCYRMLGSFQDAEDALQDTLLSAWRGLDGFDGRASIRTWLYRIATNRCLSALRSAARRPAKAWDIPGVEPPEPTRLGEVVWLEPFPDALLPEAAGPEARYERSESVSLAFVTALQTLPPRQLAVLVLRDVLGFPASEVAGMLDTTADSVKSALKRARAGLRRREPGAPPPAPGSPEENAIVANFVRAWESADIDALVALLTDDVFMAMPPLPLEYEGRDVTARFCAGLFGAGRRFTLVPTRANGQPAFGAYLCGASGIRHGTGLYVLELAGDRIRAMTRFENSVLPAFGLPRSLPE
- a CDS encoding nuclear transport factor 2 family protein, with product MTQHTDLPSDPLPATVREFFAAHVVRDADTASSFLTEDAVLVDQGETFRGKEEAHAFLRDAGSEFEYTTEQIGARRVDDARWVVTVRLEGTFPGGVAELDYRFALRDDLVAELVIANHAA
- a CDS encoding MerR family transcriptional regulator, yielding MLSIGEFSRLTHLSVRTLRRYHEAALLEPAVVDETTGYRYYGIDQIPAAQVIHRLRELDVPLSDVQRILRTPDPGVRAALVADHLQRLEDVLDRTRAAVVSLRRLLRPDPAPIDVELRAEPARTVAAVEAVVGHSDVETWYAGAMAELEAAVGAAVTGPPGGCYDNALFEQERGRMLVYLPTAAPPRTGRVHPAVLPAAELAVTTHVGEHDGIEVTYGELGTWVVENAMSVAGPVREVYVAGPRDASDPAAWRTEIGWPVFRVT
- a CDS encoding molybdopterin cofactor-binding domain-containing protein produces the protein MARRRFLGFVLAAPTLAVAAQVGGAELAPSKADAAIPSLPQPEDIFDLGDLQNLAALPTSGLISVQIGADGRAAFAVPRAEVGQGMTTAVAMMIAEELDLPLDKIDVTLADARPELLMNQLTGGSNSMRSIYTPVRTASAIARQRLIAAAAAKWGVPASQLTTSGGVVRGSGGRTASYGSLAKAAASATTISVAATLKPQSQFTVLGTPQNRLDAHAAVTGTKQFTLDLDVPNALPTMVARPPTINGTPRAILNAAEVEAMSGITDVVAISHGVAVRGRTFGQCIDAIRALKVTWGAGTVDGESDATVLKKLKAAQLPMAVPGLLDQYIDAEFTFAAASNSPLETGAAIADVRPDRAEIWSCLKVPIVAQEEIAKLLGLPQDAVTVHVTQGGGSFGRHLFHDAAAEAAEASQKMGKPVKLMWSRTDDFRQGRIHPMCVSRVRATYLLGNVVSFEQRHTSVQTEFSHGLGEMITATAAKLPIAGNLSFAESIFLLSQSSPYNFGVTTQLLNEIPLKFNTGSMRNIYSPNVVTAEELVVDQLAKKFGKDPVAFRREFLKDDRLRAVLDKAVQVGNWGRALPAGVAQGIALHAEYRGAVAVLVEIDCRPATVNRPIRDGVTGPRVTKALVVVDPGFAINPRGLEAQMIGGLNDGIAMCLTSSIHIKDGLPLEGSWDNYFYTREWNTPPETQVVVMPNTSSSPSGAGELAVAPSFAAVACAYARAVGKMPTSFPINHGTLSFEPLPLQPSTPPSPTDGLDHAY
- a CDS encoding (2Fe-2S)-binding protein; the protein is MPNQTFKVNGRVVTVDADDDLRLLWVLRDLLGITGPKYGCGLDVCKACTSHINGKAFNPCSVRVADIKETDEITTIEGLPATVGKDLHPMQQAWLDRDVAQCGYCQPGQIMAAVAKVRQAQAAGRDITDADLDEIRNICRCGTYARIREAVKAGAKNM
- a CDS encoding alpha/beta hydrolase: MTTQVTDRSSAPAVGPPPPFDPELAPVVEMLTSLRPPDAYRPDTIVEMRKPVPGVETPTDEILSRGGAYSVAERAVPGPAGEPDISLLICLPKHAATPAPAIYHIHGGGMIVGDNRFGLAEMVDLAEPLGMAVVSVEYRLAPETPHPGPVEDSYAGLVWVADHAHELDIDPERIVLGGASAGGGLAAGVSLLARDRDGPAILAQLLLSPMLDDRNDSPSARQMRGVGIWDSSSNETGWNALLGDGVRGGPDVSPYAAPSRAADLSGLPSTFVDVGSAETFRDEDVAYASRMWQAGGHVELHVWPGGFHGFDVVVPHAVLSQDAIAARAAWLRRQLGVLRR
- a CDS encoding SDR family oxidoreductase is translated as MSGSHRDRLDGRRALVTGGSKGSGKAVVERLRELGADVYVTARTMPEGYEHPDRFIEADTTTIEGTDAVAARIAEAGGALDILVHVVGGASTPAGGFAVITDDQWLAELNLNFLGAVRLDRALLPAMIESGAGVVLHFTSIQRELPQYDASLAYAAAKAALRTYSKGLANELAPRGVRVNAISPGGIETEAYERFVDRIAEGNGLTREAAKQTIYDSLGGVPLGRFANTGEIADLVGFLVSDRASAIVGAEYVIDGGTVPTV
- a CDS encoding dihydrofolate reductase family protein; protein product: MGKIIISENVTLDGVVQDPTGDEGTGRGSWFTWIGDQDRVAWAEVEYEEALGAEALLMGRRTYEYFIRRGWVSRTGEWADRLRDLPKYVVSSGAVGDDWGTTKVLGIEEVAKLKEEVSGEIVVYGSGRLVHDLIERDLADELRLMTYPVVAGAGGRLFPGTSGVKPLRLVGTRAVGGSLALLTYATA